Proteins found in one Quercus robur chromosome 2, dhQueRobu3.1, whole genome shotgun sequence genomic segment:
- the LOC126712672 gene encoding AP-1 complex subunit sigma-2-like isoform X2, translated as MLQSMGAHFVKVIRELTGIILSRGPKLCNFVEWRGLKVVYKRYAGLYFSMCIDQDDNELETLDIIHHYVEMLDRYFLNVCELDLIYNFHKAYYILDELLLAGELQESSRRTIARLVAAQDSLVETAREQASLLGDLVKQAM; from the exons ATGTTACAATCTATGGGTGCACACTTTGTAAAGGTAATTCGAGAACTCACTGGCATTATACTGAGTCGGGGCCCCAAGCTTTGTAACTTTGTGGAGTGGAGGGGACTTAAAGTTGTCTATAAACG TTACGCCGGCCTCTATTTCAGTATGTGCATTGACCAGGATGACAATGAACTGGAGACCCTTGATATAATTCACCATTATGTTGAGATGCTGGACCGCTATTTTCTCAAT GTCTGTGAGCTGGACTTGATCTATAATTTTCACAAG GCTTATTATATACTGGATGAGCTCTTGCTTGCTGGGGAGCTTCAAGAGTCAAGCAGGAGAACAATTGCAAGGCTGGTAGCTGCACAG GATTCATTAGTAGAGACTGCTCGAGAGCAGGCCAGTTTACTAGGGGATTTGGTCAAGCAGGCCATGTGA